In Candidatus Hydrogenedentota bacterium, the sequence AAACCTCCCAGAGCAACGCCAACGCCGCGTCCGCGGTCTGCCCCTTGACCGCGGCGCGGTCTCCCTCAAACCGGAACCGGCGGGCCATCACGCCTGCCGGCCCGGCCAGCGCCACATAGACCAGCCCAACCGGCTTTTCCTCAGTGCCCCCGGACGGGCCCGCAACACCGGTCACGGACAGACCGTAGTCGACGCCGTAGCGTGTGCGCGCGCCCGCGGCCATGGCCCGCGCCGTCGATTCGCTCACCGCGCCATGTGTTGCCAGGGATTCCGCGGGCACGCCCAGAAGCAATTCCTTCATTTCATTACTGTATGCTATTATGCCCCCCCAGAAACACGCCGAAGCGCCCGGAACATTCGTGAGCCGGTGCGCAATCAGCCCGCCGCTGCACGACTCGGCCGTAACGATGCGCTGGCCGCGCCCGGTCAAGACCTCCACTATATCTTGCTCTGTCAGCGATGGTGTGCGCGCCATGCGGTAGTTTCCATGATGCGATTGGTTCAGGCGGCGCGGCAACGCGCCGCGTTCCAGGGTGGCTGTAAGGTAGCATCCCCCGCTGCGGCAGGGCAATAGGTGAAATTTGAGAAAACGGCAATAAACCGTACGCGCCGCAATATCCCTGGAAATGGGGCAGGAGGGCCTTGTCCCGAGGGGGACGGTCGAGTATACTGTTGACATGTTCGCGGGAGAAGCCGTGTGACTCGAGAGTCCTGGTCAGCACCAATTTTGTGCCTGATGCTCCTGTGGTGTGTCGGCGTGTTTTCGCCTGGCGGGACCGCTGCCGAAGAGACCACGGCGGAGCGCATTCAGGCGCAGAAGGAACAGGCCCTGCCTGCCAGTCACCGGCATAGTATTGAACGCCGGCGCACGGCGACGGAACGGCGGCAGGCGCTGAATATGCACCAGTACGAGGACTCGAACGGAGTCATAACGCTAACGAACCGGCCGGAGAAATACCGGGACCGGAATGAATACACGGAAATCCGCATTGATTTCGAGCCGATTTACGTGCCGCAGCAGTACCAGGCCTACACCTCGCCCGCGCAATACTCGACCAGTTCCATTGAGGGGTTGGTGCGTACCTATGCGCAGCGGTATCTGCTCGACGAGAACCTGATCTACGCGGTGATCCGCGTTGAAAGCAATTTCAATCCCAATGCGGTGTCGCGCGCGGGCGCCTGCGGCCTGATGCAGCTTATGCCCGCCACCGCGGCGGAGATGGGCGTAACGAACATCTTCGACCCGGCCCAGAACATCGCCGGGGGCACGCAGTATCTTGCCAAGATGCTCGGCCTGTTCAACAATGACCTGAGCCTGGCTTTGGCGGGCTACAACGCGGGCCCCGAGGCGGTCAAGAAGCACAACGGCATTCCTCCGTATGCCGAGACTCAGGCCTACGTGCGCAACGTGCTCGCATACCACAGGCAATTCCAGTCCGGCGGGCTTCAGGCGCGCGCCGGCTATGCGGGCCGGGTGCACCAGGCGGCGCCTACGCCCCCCGCACTGCCTGCTGCATCGAAGAAGCAGTTTGTGGTCCATTTCCACAGCGGCTTGCAGCAGCCGGCCGACCAGGTCCTCGACGAAGACCCCTATTACTACATCGTGTATGGCCGGCGCACCTACCCCGTGCGCAAGGAACTCGTCGCCAGCATCGAAGAGCCGGCCTGACCCCGCCCGCTGGCCGCGCCGGGAATCATCCGCTCCCGTCCCACGTTATTGCTGAATGCCGTGTGTTCTTGGGTTTGACTCGCGGGAACCGGACAGTGCACCGGGGTACATGCGCATGCCTGCAGACACTTCGCCGAAGGGCTTCTACGAGGAGATGGGTTTCTATGTGCATGACGCCCCTCTGTTCCCGGAAGACCTGGTTCGGCGGGCTGTCGCGGGGATGGACGCGATCCGCGAAGGCCGCTACGAAACCGGTATTTCGCCTGAGGAATCGTACTGGAACCCCGGCGACGCGCAAGACAAGCTCTGCAAGATCGAGATGCCCCAGTTCGCGAACCGGGCCATCCTTGAACTGGTGAGTTTCCCCGGGCTGGGCCGGCTTGCGGCGGAAATCACCGGCGCGCGCATGGTCCAGGCGTGGTGGGTTCAGTTACTGTACAAGCCGCCGGCTGCGCACGCGGCGGTGCAAGGCACAAACGTCGGCTGGCACCAGGACCGGCAATACTGGGATGTCTGGACGCCCGAGAGCGAGCTGTTCACTGCCTGGGTCGCCTTGAGCGATGTAACCGCCGGGGCGGGACCGATGGTGTTCGTGCCGCGCTCGCACCGGTGGGGCGTCCGGAACGAGGGCGACTTCTTCAGCCAGGACCTCCTTGCGCAACGGGGCGGCATGCGCCTGCCGGAGGAGGCGCGGTGGATGGAAGTACCCGCGATTCTGCCGCCGGGCGGCGTGAGCTTTCACGACCAATTGACGTTTCACGCCAGCGGCCCGAACCTCAGCGGCGCACCGCGCCGCAGCATCGCCATCCACCTGCGGACGGGGCAATCGCGTCCCGTCCTCGACAAGCGAAGCGGGCTTGCCCGGTACATCGATGATCCCGGGAAGTGCCCCATACTCTATGGCGGATAGGGTCAGGTACGGACACCCGCCGCGCCAGGCGGTCCGCCCCATCGGGAATAACTGTATAGCACAGTATCTATCTGGTGACCGCTATTGCGCGGCTTCCGCTTTGCCGGGCTGTGCTGACTTGCAGGTTTCCATGGTCAGTGGAAACTTGGGGGGCGTTTCGGGTATTGGATAGGGGAGTGTACCTGACGTGCGTGTTGGATTTCGGGCCTTGTTCTGTTATGATCGAGGCCATTGTTGACGCAGTCTTTTCTAAGTCGTTATTCCTGTGTGCTTTAGGGGATAATTCCTGCTGTTGCATGGCGACGGCGCTGTGAAAGGATAGAGTGTGTTGGGAATCTTCAGACGTCTGCCCGGCCTGTTCTCGCACGATATGGCCATCGACCTGGGCACGGCGAATACGCTTGTGTACGTGAAGGGCCAGGGCATCGTACTCAGCGAGCCGTCGGTCGTCGCGGTCAACAAGGACATTGACAAGGTGCGCGCGGTCGGCAATGAGGCCAAGAACATGATTGGCCGCACGCCCGGCAACATAGTCGCTATTCGCCCGATGAAGGACGGGGTCATCGCGGACTTTGAAATCGCGGAGGAGATGCTTCGCTATTTCATTCAGAAGGTGCACAATCGCAAGCGGTTGGTCTGGCCGCGCGTGGCCATCAGCGTTCCTTCGGGCATCACGCCGGTGGAGCGGCGCGCGGTTACCGAAAGCGCGATGCAGGCAGGCGCGAAGCAGGTGTTCACGATCGAGGAGCCCATGGCCGCGGCGATCGGCGCGGGCCTGCCCGTACAGGAGCCGCAGGGTTGCATGATCGTGGATATCGGCGGCGGCACGACGGAAGTGGCCGTGATTTCGCTGGGCGGGATCGTGTTCTCGAAATCGGTGCGGGTGGCGGGCGACGAGATGGACCAGGCCGTTATCCAGCACTTGCGGCGCACATACAATATGATGGTGGGCGAGCGCACAGCGGAGGAGATCAAGATCGCCATCGGCTCGGCGTTTCCATTGAAGGAAGAGCTGGAAATACAGGTCAAAGGCCGTGACCAGGTCATGGGCTTGCCCAAGATCATCACGATTACGTCTGAGGAAATCCGCGAGTCGCTGAAAGAGCCGGTGAGCGTAATCGTGGACGCGGTGCGCGTTACGCTCGAGCGCACGCCGCCGGAGTTGTCCGCCGATATCGTGGACCGGGGCGTGGTGCTGGCGGGCGGCGGGGCGCTGTTGCGAGGGTTGGACCAGCTCCTGTCCAAGGAGACGGGTTTGCATGTGATGGTGGCGGAGGACCCGCTTACCGCGGTCGTGATGGGCGCGGGCAAATATCTCGAGGAACTGAAGAACTTCCCGTCCGAGGATTTGTAGGTTCGCGGAGGCTTTGAGGTGAGTCACGGGCCGCAACCTGCTACAATGATTTCAGGTTCAGGGGATTGTGATAAGGTAATGCCGCCAGCCATAGAGGGACCTGACCGGTGTCGCTCGCACGACGCATGATCGAGCATCGGCCCGAAATCATCCTGGTGGTGCTGGTCGGTTTATCCTTCGTATCGCTGCTTACCGGCACGCGCGCGGGGTTTCTGGGCACGTTTCTGCGAAAGACGGTTTCACTGACCGCCTATCCTTTCGTCCGCACGATGGATTACACCAGCCGCGCCACGGACTACACGCTCGACCTCGTTTTTGCCTACGACAGATACCGCAGCGAGAGCGCCTCCTTGCGGCGTGAACTGGCCGTGATGAAAGCCGCGCTTGCCGAAGTGCGGGAGATGCGACTGGAGCGGGGGCGGCTCAAGAACATGCTGGGTCTGGTGCGTAACGAGCCGCGGCTCACACTCGAGCCGGCGCGGGTTCTCGAGAGTTATCGGGGCGTGCTCAAGATCGACCGGGGCGCCCGGCAGCACATCGGCGAGGCTATGGGCGTCATCAGCGAAAATGGCGTCGTGGGGATTGTAATCGAAGTGGACGCGTTCACGTCTACGGTTGCCACGCTGCACCACGTCGACTGCCGCGTCGGCGCCATGGTGCAGCGCAATCGCATCCGGGCTTACGACGGCATTATTCACGCGGGCGGCAGCAACTTGAATCTGTTCTGCACGATGGACTACATCGACCTCAAGGACGACGTTCGGGTGGGCGACCAGGTGGTCACCAGCCCGGAAAGTGTTTTCCCCAGCGGCTACCCGATAGGATCGATTACAGCCATTCATGGCGGTGGTTCCATGTGGAAGACCGCCGAGATTGAACCAACGGTCGATCCGTACCGGCTGGACGAAGTCTTCGTCGTTCGCCAGACCACGCCGGCCGCCGAGGAACTGGAGGGTCCGCTGCCGCCCGAAAATCTGGCCTCGGGCCCCTCTGAGAGCCCGGACAACCGTTCCCTTCAGGAACGCTACGCACCCTAAGAAACAGTATGCGACGCAATATTCTATGGGCCGCCGTGTCGGTCGTGGCGGCGTTGATTCAGACGACTTGGCTGGACGTTGTCAAGTTCCAGGGTGTGGTGCCGGACCTGACGTTGCTGCTGGTCGTGTACTTTGCCATGGCGGACGGCGAGGAACGGGCCATGTTCACGGGGCTTATCGGCGGCATTTACCAGGACGTGGCCGGCAATTATACGCTCGGACACAGTGTGGCGTGCCTCGTGATCGTGGGGTATCTCGTGGGACGCGTATCCACGCGGCTCATCATCGAGAATCCAGCTGTAAAAGCGGGGCTCGTGCTGTTGGCGGCGATTGTGCATGGCGTGCTGTTCACGGTCATTCTCTACGTGCAGAAACCGCATATCAGCGCGTTGCACACCATCGGCACGGCCGTGGTGCCGGGCGCTTTCTACACGGCCGTCATCACGCCGCTCGTCTTCCTGGTGCTGGCGTGGTCGTTCCACCGCGATGACCTGTTGAAGCGGGGGACCTTGTGAGATGCTGAGCAGGAAGGAGCCCAAACGCTACGAGGGCGTTGAGAACCGCACGCAGTTGTTTGCGCTCGCGCTTGCCGTGGCCTTTGGCGCCCTGCTTTTTCAGTTCTGGCAGCTTCAAGTGGTGCGCCTCAGCCAATACCAGGAAATGGCGGAAGACAACCGCGTGCGCAACGAACGGCTGAAGTCCGACCGCGGCGTCATTTACGGGCGCGGCGACGTGATTCTGGCGGATAATCGCGCGGGCACGGATATCGTGTTTGTGCCGGGCGAAGCGCCGAAGGAGCGCCGCCGCGAAATCTGCACGACGCTCCAGGAAATCCTGGGCATCGACGGTGAAGCGCTGTTCGCCGAAACGCAGAAGCGCGAACGCGCGCCGTTCGAACAGATTCCCGTGAAGCGCGATGTATCCCGGCGGGACGCTGTCCGCGTGGAGGAATTGCAGTACAAGCTGAAAGGCGTCCTGACGGTGGTGCATCCGCAACGCCGCTATATTCACGGGGAGACCGCCGGGCAGATCCTCGGCTACCTGGGCGAGATCAGCAAGGATGAGTTGGAGCGGTGGGATGGCTATTACATGGGCGACCTCGTCGGCAAGACGGGGCTGGAACGGATGTACGAGAGCCTGCTGCATGGCCGCGACGGCTACGCGGTGGTGACCAAATACGCATGGGGCCGGCCCCAATTCTTCACGGACAGGCGGGGCGTGCCCCGCATCGCCGCGCGGGACAGTCACGGTCACTTGCTGACCGAGGAGGCGCCCCGTGAGGAGCCCGTTTCCGGCCTGCCGTTGTATCTTACGCTCGACATCGATGTACAGCGCGAAGCGGAACGGTTGCTCCGCGGGGAAGTCGGGGCAATCTCGGTGCTTGATTCGGACACGGGCGCCGTGTTGGCCCTCGCGAGCAGCCCCGGCTACGACCCAAGTGTGTTCGTGACCCGCGGGATGAGCCATGAACGCATCAAGCTCCTGGAAGCCGCGCAACCGAACCCGATGCGCAACCGCTGCTACGTCGAGCACTATCCGCCCGGTTCCGTCTTCAAAGTGCTCCTGGCCTCCGCGGCCCTCGAGGAGGGCGTCATCGATAAGAACGCGACGTTCTTCTGCCCAGGCTTCTACCAGATTGATGGGAAGGGCCGGCGCTGGCATTGCCACAAGCGCGGCGGGCACGGTCACATGTCCGTGGTCCCTGCCCTGGCCCTCTCGTGTGACGTCTTCTTCTACAACGTTGGGCGCAGACTGGGTATCGAACGGATAAACAAATGGTGTCATCGGTTGGGGCTTGGTGTCCCCACGGGTATCGACCTGCCGGGCGAAGTGCCCGGGTTGATTCCCAACCCGGAGTGGAAACAGGAAGTCCTCAAAGACGCGCCCGTCTGGGACCGCAAGTGGTTCGAGGGCGATACCGTAAACGTGAGCATCGGCCAGGGAAGCGCGGCCACCACGCCGCTGCAGAACGCGGTGCTCATGGCGTCCATATTGAACGGGGGCCGGTTCGTGCGGCCGTACCTGAACCGGGAACTGGGCCCCCAGATTTCGGAGCGGTATCTCAGCGATGAAACAGTAGCCATTGTCGTGGAAGGCATGCGCGAATGCGTCGGCGTGGACGAGGCGAGCGCGCGCGGGACCGGCCGCCATGCCTATATACCCGGGATGGCGGTACTCGGCAAGACGGGCTCCGCACAGGTCATGTCTCTCGAACATCACAAGAAGTATGCCCGCGAAGAAGATATCCCGTATGAGATGCGCGACCATGCGTGGTTCATCGCGGGCGTGACCGACCGCCAACCCCGCATCGCGGTTTCGGTGCTGGTCGAGCACGGGCATCATGGCGGTACCGAAGCGGCGCCCGTGGCCAAGTCGATTATCGAGTACTTCTACGCGCAGGAGGCGCAACGGATGAACGATACGCCGGTAACGCTGGCGCAGCAGGGGACCCCATGAACCGGCTAGCCACACGCGAATACGACGTGCGCGACGCGCACATGCACGTCATGAACCGGCGCAATCTGCTGCGCATCGACTGGGCGCTGCCCATCCTTGTCGTGGTGCTCGCGGTCATCGGGTGGCTGACGCTCTATAGTGCGGGGCGCAGCACGGAAGACACGTTCTATAGCCGGCAGATAGCCTTCTTCTTTGGCGGACTCGTCCTGACCCTGACCATCGTGTGCATCGACTACCGGTTCCTCATCTGGATGGCGCCGCTGATGTACATCGTCGTGATTGCCATGCTGATTGCCGTGGAGTTCTACGGCGTGAGAGGCGGCGGCAGTGAGCGCTGGCTGGTCGTGGGCCCCATCCGCGTTCAGCCGTCGGAACTCGCCAAACTTGTCCTGGTGTACGCGCTGACGTGGTATTTCACGCTGCTGGGCGACCGCATACGGCGCTTTCACTGGTTCGCCCTCTCCTTCGTCATCGCGGGCATTCCCATGGCCCTGATCGTCATGCAGCCCAACCTGGGCACGGCGGCGTGCCTGGGGCCCCTGCTCGTGGTGATGATGTTTGTGGCCGGCTGCCGCTGGTGGCATCTCGGCCTGATATTCCTGGCGCTGTTTGCCACGGTCCCCTGGTTGTGGTGGCAAATGTACGATTTTGACCCGAAACTTGACCAGGCGGGCCGTGCTGCCCACGACGCCGCGGCGGAGTTCTACGAACTCAAGTATTATCAGAAGATGCGGATTCACACCTTTTTCAATCCCGAGGCCGACCCGGTAGGCTCGGGCTGGCAGACCATTCAGAGCATGATCACGGTGGGCAGCGGCGGCATGTCGGGCAAGGGGTATCTGAAAGGCACTCAGACGCGGCTGAACTACCTGCCCGAGCACCACACCGACTTCATCTTTTCCCTGTATGCGGAAGAACGCGGTTTTGTCGGCGTAATGGTCATTCTGGGACTGTATCTGGCGTTTCTCCTGCGGGGGCTTCAGTTTGCCCGAGACTGCCCCGAGATGCACGGGACCCTCCTGGCGGCGGGCGTCGTTACGATTCTGTCTTTTCATATCTTCGTAAACGTCGCAATTACCGTGGGACTGTTGCCGGTAACCGGCATCCCCCTGCCGTTCATGAGTTATGGCGGGTCGTTTTACATGACGACCATGATGTGCGTGGGCATCCTGCTGAACGTGCCCATGCGGCGAAGGATGTTTGTCAATGAATAGCTTGGCGGACCCAACGGGGGAACTCCGATGAGAGAAATCGTGATTAACGTAAGTCCGCTCGAGACGCGGATTGCGTTAATGGAGAATAAGCGTCTCGCGGAACTCAGCGTGGAGCGACAGGAAAGCCGGAGCCTGGTCGGCAACATCTACAAGGGCCGCGTTGAAGACGTAATCCCGGGCATGCAAGCCGCGTTCATCAATATTGGCTTCGAGAAGAACGGATTCCTCTATGTCTCCGATATTGCGGGGATTGAGGGCACCGCGGACCTGGTCCTTGAAGACGGCGTGCCCAAGCAACGCTCTCGTGCGCGCCGGGCGCGGCGCTCCGTCGAGTCGCTGGTGAAAGAAGGGCAGCACATCATGGTCCAGGTTATCAAGGACCAAATGGGCGCCAAAGGCCCGCGCCTTACCAACTTCATCACGATCCCGGGCCGGTACGTTGTGCTGATGCCGACGGTGAGCAACCTTGGGGTCTCGCGCAAGATCGAATCGCAGCGCGAGCGCGACCGGCTGCGCAAGACCCTGGCGGAAGTGCGCCCGCGCGATGTGGGCCTCATCACGCGCACGGCGAGCGAGGGCCGCAGCAGGGAAGAGATCGAAGCGGACGTCCAGTTCCTGGCGCGCACGTGGCAGAAGGTGAAGAACAAGTACGACGGCGCGCGCGGGCACGCCCTCCTGCGCGAAGACCTGGGGCCGATCCTGCGCACCGTGCGCGACCAGTTCACGGCGGACATCGACCGCCTGACCATCGACAGCGAAACCGAATACTCGCGTATTCTCCACTTTCTCGAGTCTTTTGCGCCGGCCTTGGAGAGGCGCGTGCGGCTCTACCGCCAGAAGACGCCGCTATTCGAGCGCATGGGTATCGAGGCCGAGATCGAGAAGGCCCTGCGCCGCAGGATACACCTGAAAAGCGGCGGCCACATCTGCATAGACCAGACGGAAGCGCTCATCGCGGTCGACGTGAATACGGGCAAGTTTACCGGCCGGAAGCAACTCGAGGATACCGTGCTGCAGACGAACCTCGAAGCCGCGACGGAAATCGCGCGCCAAGCCCGGCTGCGCGATCTCGGCGGCATCATCGTGGTCGATTTCATCGACATGATGTATGAGAAGAACCGGCGCGAATTGATCCGGCATCTGACCGAGGCGCTGAAGACGGACCGCGCCAAAACGACGGTTTCGGAAGTGAACGAACTCGGCATGGTCGAACTCACGCGCAAACGCGTGAAACACAACTTGTTGAAAGCGCTCTCGCAGCCTTGCCCCTACTGCGAGGGCAGCGGCATGGTGCGGTCGGTGACCACCGTGACCTTCGACGTGCTGCGCCGGCTGCAGAGCCTTTTTTCAACTTCAAAGGAGAAACACGTCGTCCTGCAAGTGCACGGCGACGTGGCGAGGCGGCTCAGGAACGAGAACAAGAACTTGCTCGACGCCATCACGAAGGAATTCGACCGCGAAATCACCGTTGAATCCGTCTCCGATTTCCATATTCATGAGGTCAAGTTCCTGCGCGCGCGCACGCGTCAGGAAATCACGTTGTGACGTTAATCCTCCGGCTGCTTTAGTTGTCACCGCGACTTGTGATACAAAGTCGTGAGGAAAGAACCGGTTTCGGGTTCAACGCGCCGTATGGCAAGCGCTGATTGGAAGGAACGGTGGGTGGTGCCTTGAATATTATCGAAGCCGAAGCGGGACCCGGCGGGGAATCGTACCGGCCCGTTGCTATCGGCTCCATCAGGCTCAATACGGCGCCGGCGTTCGACCTCTATTTCCGGCCCGATTCCGCGCAACCGATTGTGCTGTACAGCCGCCAGGGCCTGCCCGTTACCGCGGAAACGCTGTGCCGCCTCGAAGAAAGCCGCATCGATGTGCTGTACGTTCACGAGGCGGCGCTGCAGGAGTACCGGCGCTACGTCTCGGCGAACCTGGGGGAAATACTGGCGGACACAAAGATGCCCGTGCAGGAAAAGGCCCACATTCTGTACAACACCGCCCAGGCGGTGCTGGAAGACGTCTTCGACCAGCCTCCCAGCCGGGAAAGCGTCAACCGGGGAAAAGACGTTGCGCGGCACACCGTATCGCTCATGACTTCGGACGGATTTGTGTTCGAGCATCTGCTACGCACAATATCCGGCGACTATTACCTTTACACGCACAGTGTCAACGTCGCAACCTATTCCGTTGCGATGGCCATGCGCATGGGCTACAGCGATGCATCCACGCTGCGCGAAATCGCCAACGGCGCGCTCCTGCACGACATCGGAATGAGCCGCATCGATTCCGCGGTCCGCATGTCAGACGGCCCCCTGACGCCGGACCAGTGGGCCCGGGTCAAACAGCATCCCGTGGAAGGGCATGCCCTGCTCGAAGGCCTCGGCTGCCTCGGCGAGATCGCGCTGGATATCATCCTGCACCACCACGAAAAATTGAATGGCGCGGGCTATCCCCACGGCTTGAGCGGCAAGGCGCTTTCCCCTTTCGTGCGGCTCGTCAGCCTGTGCAACGTTTTCGACGCCCTGACCACGGACCGCCATCATCAGCCCGCCAGAAAAACCTTCGCCGCCATCCATCTCATCCAGACCGAAATGCGCCACGAGATCGACCAGGAACTCCTGCGCCTCTTTATAGAGATGATGGGTCTGCGCCCCTGACTTTTGTAAAGGCTCATCCGGTCAGTCGAACCGTTTCATCGTTCCTGCCCAACGGCGCGAGGGTCGCCGCAGCCACATGCGTGAAGTGCTCCTCTCCTATCCAAATCCGGGCAATATCCAGATGACGAATCCCAAAGGCAGGTCATCGCAAGGTATCCTCCGCCGTAACCAAGAGGAAAACAGGTGCCTGGGACAGTGTCTGGGTCGTCGAAACCAAACGCCGCGGGCATATGCTCCCCTGTGAAAA encodes:
- a CDS encoding CinA family protein; protein product: MSTVYSTVPLGTRPSCPISRDIAARTVYCRFLKFHLLPCRSGGCYLTATLERGALPRRLNQSHHGNYRMARTPSLTEQDIVEVLTGRGQRIVTAESCSGGLIAHRLTNVPGASACFWGGIIAYSNEMKELLLGVPAESLATHGAVSESTARAMAAGARTRYGVDYGLSVTGVAGPSGGTEEKPVGLVYVALAGPAGVMARRFRFEGDRAAVKGQTADAALALLWEVLST
- a CDS encoding rod shape-determining protein — its product is MFRRLPGLFSHDMAIDLGTANTLVYVKGQGIVLSEPSVVAVNKDIDKVRAVGNEAKNMIGRTPGNIVAIRPMKDGVIADFEIAEEMLRYFIQKVHNRKRLVWPRVAISVPSGITPVERRAVTESAMQAGAKQVFTIEEPMAAAIGAGLPVQEPQGCMIVDIGGGTTEVAVISLGGIVFSKSVRVAGDEMDQAVIQHLRRTYNMMVGERTAEEIKIAIGSAFPLKEELEIQVKGRDQVMGLPKIITITSEEIRESLKEPVSVIVDAVRVTLERTPPELSADIVDRGVVLAGGGALLRGLDQLLSKETGLHVMVAEDPLTAVVMGAGKYLEELKNFPSEDL
- a CDS encoding Rne/Rng family ribonuclease, translated to MINVSPLETRIALMENKRLAELSVERQESRSLVGNIYKGRVEDVIPGMQAAFINIGFEKNGFLYVSDIAGIEGTADLVLEDGVPKQRSRARRARRSVESLVKEGQHIMVQVIKDQMGAKGPRLTNFITIPGRYVVLMPTVSNLGVSRKIESQRERDRLRKTLAEVRPRDVGLITRTASEGRSREEIEADVQFLARTWQKVKNKYDGARGHALLREDLGPILRTVRDQFTADIDRLTIDSETEYSRILHFLESFAPALERRVRLYRQKTPLFERMGIEAEIEKALRRRIHLKSGGHICIDQTEALIAVDVNTGKFTGRKQLEDTVLQTNLEAATEIARQARLRDLGGIIVVDFIDMMYEKNRRELIRHLTEALKTDRAKTTVSEVNELGMVELTRKRVKHNLLKALSQPCPYCEGSGMVRSVTTVTFDVLRRLQSLFSTSKEKHVVLQVHGDVARRLRNENKNLLDAITKEFDREITVESVSDFHIHEVKFLRARTRQEITL
- the rodA gene encoding rod shape-determining protein RodA is translated as MNRLATREYDVRDAHMHVMNRRNLLRIDWALPILVVVLAVIGWLTLYSAGRSTEDTFYSRQIAFFFGGLVLTLTIVCIDYRFLIWMAPLMYIVVIAMLIAVEFYGVRGGGSERWLVVGPIRVQPSELAKLVLVYALTWYFTLLGDRIRRFHWFALSFVIAGIPMALIVMQPNLGTAACLGPLLVVMMFVAGCRWWHLGLIFLALFATVPWLWWQMYDFDPKLDQAGRAAHDAAAEFYELKYYQKMRIHTFFNPEADPVGSGWQTIQSMITVGSGGMSGKGYLKGTQTRLNYLPEHHTDFIFSLYAEERGFVGVMVILGLYLAFLLRGLQFARDCPEMHGTLLAAGVVTILSFHIFVNVAITVGLLPVTGIPLPFMSYGGSFYMTTMMCVGILLNVPMRRRMFVNE
- the mrdA gene encoding penicillin-binding protein 2; the encoded protein is MLSRKEPKRYEGVENRTQLFALALAVAFGALLFQFWQLQVVRLSQYQEMAEDNRVRNERLKSDRGVIYGRGDVILADNRAGTDIVFVPGEAPKERRREICTTLQEILGIDGEALFAETQKRERAPFEQIPVKRDVSRRDAVRVEELQYKLKGVLTVVHPQRRYIHGETAGQILGYLGEISKDELERWDGYYMGDLVGKTGLERMYESLLHGRDGYAVVTKYAWGRPQFFTDRRGVPRIAARDSHGHLLTEEAPREEPVSGLPLYLTLDIDVQREAERLLRGEVGAISVLDSDTGAVLALASSPGYDPSVFVTRGMSHERIKLLEAAQPNPMRNRCYVEHYPPGSVFKVLLASAALEEGVIDKNATFFCPGFYQIDGKGRRWHCHKRGGHGHMSVVPALALSCDVFFYNVGRRLGIERINKWCHRLGLGVPTGIDLPGEVPGLIPNPEWKQEVLKDAPVWDRKWFEGDTVNVSIGQGSAATTPLQNAVLMASILNGGRFVRPYLNRELGPQISERYLSDETVAIVVEGMRECVGVDEASARGTGRHAYIPGMAVLGKTGSAQVMSLEHHKKYAREEDIPYEMRDHAWFIAGVTDRQPRIAVSVLVEHGHHGGTEAAPVAKSIIEYFYAQEAQRMNDTPVTLAQQGTP
- a CDS encoding HD domain-containing protein; translated protein: MNIIEAEAGPGGESYRPVAIGSIRLNTAPAFDLYFRPDSAQPIVLYSRQGLPVTAETLCRLEESRIDVLYVHEAALQEYRRYVSANLGEILADTKMPVQEKAHILYNTAQAVLEDVFDQPPSRESVNRGKDVARHTVSLMTSDGFVFEHLLRTISGDYYLYTHSVNVATYSVAMAMRMGYSDASTLREIANGALLHDIGMSRIDSAVRMSDGPLTPDQWARVKQHPVEGHALLEGLGCLGEIALDIILHHHEKLNGAGYPHGLSGKALSPFVRLVSLCNVFDALTTDRHHQPARKTFAAIHLIQTEMRHEIDQELLRLFIEMMGLRP
- a CDS encoding phytanoyl-CoA dioxygenase family protein, which codes for MPADTSPKGFYEEMGFYVHDAPLFPEDLVRRAVAGMDAIREGRYETGISPEESYWNPGDAQDKLCKIEMPQFANRAILELVSFPGLGRLAAEITGARMVQAWWVQLLYKPPAAHAAVQGTNVGWHQDRQYWDVWTPESELFTAWVALSDVTAGAGPMVFVPRSHRWGVRNEGDFFSQDLLAQRGGMRLPEEARWMEVPAILPPGGVSFHDQLTFHASGPNLSGAPRRSIAIHLRTGQSRPVLDKRSGLARYIDDPGKCPILYGG
- the mreD gene encoding rod shape-determining protein MreD, which gives rise to MRRNILWAAVSVVAALIQTTWLDVVKFQGVVPDLTLLLVVYFAMADGEERAMFTGLIGGIYQDVAGNYTLGHSVACLVIVGYLVGRVSTRLIIENPAVKAGLVLLAAIVHGVLFTVILYVQKPHISALHTIGTAVVPGAFYTAVITPLVFLVLAWSFHRDDLLKRGTL
- a CDS encoding lytic transglycosylase domain-containing protein; this translates as MHQYEDSNGVITLTNRPEKYRDRNEYTEIRIDFEPIYVPQQYQAYTSPAQYSTSSIEGLVRTYAQRYLLDENLIYAVIRVESNFNPNAVSRAGACGLMQLMPATAAEMGVTNIFDPAQNIAGGTQYLAKMLGLFNNDLSLALAGYNAGPEAVKKHNGIPPYAETQAYVRNVLAYHRQFQSGGLQARAGYAGRVHQAAPTPPALPAASKKQFVVHFHSGLQQPADQVLDEDPYYYIVYGRRTYPVRKELVASIEEPA
- a CDS encoding rod shape-determining protein MreC, which encodes MSLARRMIEHRPEIILVVLVGLSFVSLLTGTRAGFLGTFLRKTVSLTAYPFVRTMDYTSRATDYTLDLVFAYDRYRSESASLRRELAVMKAALAEVREMRLERGRLKNMLGLVRNEPRLTLEPARVLESYRGVLKIDRGARQHIGEAMGVISENGVVGIVIEVDAFTSTVATLHHVDCRVGAMVQRNRIRAYDGIIHAGGSNLNLFCTMDYIDLKDDVRVGDQVVTSPESVFPSGYPIGSITAIHGGGSMWKTAEIEPTVDPYRLDEVFVVRQTTPAAEELEGPLPPENLASGPSESPDNRSLQERYAP